The DNA sequence GGTCACGGCCAGTTGCCCGAGATCCCGATCCTGAAACGGGCCGGTGAGGAGGGCCAAGGCGGCGAGTCGGAGCCAGTTCATCCGACTTGCCCAAGCAGATCGGCCCAGACCGCGGCCGGGTCATCGGCCTGCAGCACGGGCCGGCCCACGACCAGGTGGGTCGCCCCAGCCTCGGTGGCGGCTTGGGCGGTGGCGGTCCGGACCTGGTCACCGGCGGGGTCGGTCGCTCCGCGGATCCCCGGGGTCACCAACAGGGCGGTTGGGCCGAGGCTGGCCCGAAGCCGGGCCGCCTCCAGAGGCGACGACACGACGCCGTCGGCGCCCGCCCCGACCGCCATGCCGGCCAGCCGCACGACCTCGGCCCCGATGTCGGCCGGACCCTGACCGTAGATGGCCCGGAGGTCGTCCGGGCCATGGGACGTCAGCAGCGTCACGGCGATCACCGCCACCCGCCCTCCGCCGGCGACCTTGGCCGCTTCAATCATCCTCGGACCACCGAGCGCGTGAATAGTGACCATATCGACCCCGAGATCACGGGCTTGGCGAACGGCGCCCTCGACGGTGTTCGGGATGTCATGCCATTTGAGATCCAGAAATACCCGATGGCCCCGAGCTTTCAACCCGGCGATGAAATCGGAACCGGTCCGGGTGAACAGCACCGACCCGAGCTTGACCCATCGAACGTTAGGCACCCGGTCCAGCAAACCAAGGGCGGTGCGGGCATCGGGAAGGTCAAGGGCCAAGACGAGTTCAGCCACCGGCCAACCATTGCCGCGCCAGGCGCTCGGGGAGACGGGGATCGGCCAACCCGGCGGTCCCGATGGCCACCAGCGACGCCCCCGCCAAGAGGTATTGGTGGACATGTTCGAGGGTCCGAATTCCCCCAACCCCGATGATCGGGATGTCGGGCAGCCGCCGACGAACCCTGGTGGTCGCCAGCAGTCCGACCGGCAGGAGGGCCGGACCACTGACGCCGCCGTTGCCGTTGCCCAGTCGAGGGCCCGGCCCTTCGTAGACCAACCCCGGCATCGTGTTGACGACGGTGATCCCGTCGGCACCCGCATCGACCGCGGCGGCCGCGAGCCCCGGGATGTCAGGCAGCGCCGGTGAAAGTTTGGCGATCAAAGGCCGGCGGGTCACGGCCCGGCAGAGGCCAACGATCCGGGCCACCGCAGCCGGATCGGCACCGAATTCGATGCCACCTGCTGAGGTATTCGGGCAGGACAAATTGAGTTCATAGCCGACCATGCCGCCAACCGGATCGAGGCCCTCGATCACGCGGCCGTATTCGCCTTCAGTGAAGCCGACCACATTGACGAAGACTCGGGCGTGGGCAAGGTTGGCTCGAAGCCACGGCAGTTCCGTCGAGGCAACCTCGGCCAAACCGGGGTTGGCCAGCCCGATCGAGTTGAGCATGCCGCCGTCGAACTCAGCGACCCGGGGCGGGAGGTTGCCATGCCGAGGCTCGAGCGAGACGGCCTTGGTGACCAATCCGCCCAACATGTCGAGGTCGACGACCCCGGCGAGTTCCCGCCCGAACCCGGCGGTACCGGCGGCGAGCAGGACAGGATTGGAAAAGGTGGTGCCGAACAAGACCAGGGGGGCCGGGGGTGCGGCGGTCGTCACGCCTGGCCGGCTCCGGTTTGGGTCACCGAGCGGTTGGAACCGACCCGTTGCTGGTATTCGATCAGGTAGCTGACGATGGCGTCGGCGACGGAGGCCGCGAGGTTCCGCTGCGACCGAGCCTCGGTCATCAGGCGGGCGTCCTCCGGATTGGTACTAAAACCCATCTCGAACAAAACCGCCGGCCGCCGCGCCGTCGTGAGTACCGCAAGCCCCGCTTGCTTGACACCGCGGTTGGTCCCCGCATGGACCTCCGCCGCGTGAGACTGCATCAACTCAGCCAGCCGGGCCGACTCGCGGTGGTACTCATTGAGCTGGAGATCTTTGAGGATGAAGTCGAGCCCGCTCGGCTGCTCGCCCTTCGGCTCCTCGAACCGAATCGCCTCGTTTTCCATCTTGGCGACCCGAGCGGCATCTTCCGTCTTCGCGTCAGCGAGGAAGAAGGTCTCGAAGCCGCGGGCCTTCGTATACCCCGCCCGCTTGGGCAACGCATTGACATGCAGACTCACGAACAGTCCGCACCGTTCGGTACAAAAGGCAGCCCGCTGGTGGAGATCGATCAAGGTGTCGGTCGTCCGGGTCATGATCACACCGACGCCCCGGCGAAGCAGTTCCTGGCGCACCAAGAGCCCAACCTGAAGCGCCACGTCCTTCTCCTTGATTCCTCGCGGGAAGAACACGCCGGGGTTTCCGGGATCGACGCCCCCGTGACCAGGATCGATCGTGACGACGTGCCCCCGGTTCAGCCCATTCGGCAGGGTCGTCCGGACCGCGTCGGCAGCCCGGGGCGGCTTGGGCTCACTCGAGGCGATGGCGGGCCCGGGGCGGCGCGAACGAGCCTCATCGAGCCGACCGGACCAAGGGTCGTAGCGGAACCGTTCGGTGAGCTCCGCCGGAAGGACTTGGGTGACGAAGTCGAGCGGCAGGAACAGACTGTCGCGCCGGACCACCGCCACGCCGACCAACGGTTTGAGGACGCCGCCGGCGGTGTAGTACGGCGCACCAAGCAGGAGCCGAAACGGCTGACTCGCAATCTCGACATGGGCCCAGGCCCCCACGACGGACGCGAGCCCGCCTAACGCCGGCACCAAGGCCGTCGCGGAGACCAGGGGGCCCGACACGTCGGGCCGAATCGCGATCCGGACATCGCCCTTGGGCGTCGCCACGACGAGAGTCGCCGGCAACGCCGGCGAAGCACCGGGCACTGCCGCGACGGCCAACAGCAGGGCCGCGATCATGCCCGCACCTTCAGTGCCCGCGCCAATTCACGGTCAGCCATCCGGCGTTTGATATCCTCCCGGCGGTCATGGACCTTCTTTCCCTTCCCGAGCGCCAGGGCCACTTTGGCCCGACCGCCCCGGAAATACAGTTCCAGCGGCACCAAGGTGCAGCCCTTCTGCTCGGTAGCGCCGATCAACCGCTCGATCTCCCGGCGGTGCAGGAGCAGCTTGCGCGAACGAAGGGGCGCGTGGTTGTACCGGTTCCCCTGTTCGTAGGGAGTGATGTGCATGCCTTCCAGCCAGACCTCGCCGTTACGGACCAACCCGAACGCCTCCTTGATCGAGGCCTTCCCGACCCGGAGACTCTTGACCTCGGTTCCGGTCAGGATCAGCCCGGCCTCGTGGGTTTCGAGAATATGATAATCGTACGTAGCCCGCGGATTCCGTGCCACCGAAATCCGGACCTCGTCATCTTTGGGTGCCTTCGGGCTTTGACTCATAAGTCTCACTCTCACATAAAGATAGAGTGACTGTGGCGGGCTCGCAACGAGCGCTTGCCTTAACCGATTGGCTCCTCTAGGTTTGCGCTTCGCGCCGGAGTGGTGGAACTGGTAGACGCGCTGCGTTCAGGGCGCAGTGGGCGCAAGCCCGTGGGGGTTCGAGTCCCCCCTTCGGCACTCGCAAGAAACGGACGGCCCAGAGGCCGTCCGTTTTTTTCGGCGGATCCCGAGTCTCTGAGCGGGTCCGAACTTATGCCAGGCTGGGTGAGGAAGTCAGGGTGACGAATTCCGGGGCGGTGGCGCGCTCATCCTTGAGCAAGTCCGCGAGGGTGACGCTGCCCAGAAAATCGTCGATCCGGCGTTGCAAGGCCTGCCACACCGGACGGATTGCGCAGGCACTGCCCGGAGCGCACCGCTCGGCGTCCACCGGATGGCTCTCGCAGTTCATTTCGAAGGTCTGATGCTCCGAGGCCGCCATGATCTGGCCAACCGTGATGGCGGCCGGGTCGGCGGCCAGGAAGTACCCACCCTTGGCCCCTCGAACGCTCTCGACGATCCCGGCCCGGCGAAGCCGGAGCAGGATCTGCTCGACATAGTCCGCTGGGAGGCGTTCGACCTCGGCAAGCTCGCGGGCTGCCACCGGGGCCACCCCGCCCCGGCCCCGTTTGGCCAAATGGATCGAGATGATGAGGCTGTATTCGGTCCAAGTCGTAATCCGCATGCCGAGAATGTAGTGCGTCCGGAGAATTCCGACCAGCCTACTCGGGGTGACGGATGATCAGCTCGCGAATCGCGACCGTATCGGCCCCCATCCGCCGTTGGATCGGGCCCCGACCCGGCACCTTCGTATGGACGTCGAGCGGGCGACCCCGGGGTACCCCGCAGACCTGGAACGCCCCGTTGGAGCCCGGCGTGATCTCCCATTGGGTTCCCTTACTGCCGATGGATACTACCCGGCCCGTCCGGGCGACGGTTTTGATGTCAGAGCTGACCGTGATCATGGCGTCGGCCAAAGCCTGACCGGTTAGGCTGTCCGTAATAATTCCGACGAGGAGGGCCCGACTAGAATCGAGTTGATCCAGGCGACAGAGCCGCCGGAGCGTGGCCACGAGGCCCGGCGTCGCGACGTCGGTCGTGTCGGTTTGGCCCCGACGAAGCTGGGCCGAAGCCCGGAGGGGGGCGAGTCCGACCAAGGGGAACCCGGGGTGCTCGACCGTAAGGAGGTAGTCCCCCGTCCCCGGGGAGACGATTCGATATCGCCCGGCCTGGTCGGTGGTATCCGCAAAGGCCCCCTGCTGGAGGCTCACCACGGCGCCGGCCAGCGGACGCGCTCGGAGCGAGTCGAACACGGTACCCACCACGGCGGTCGCCCCCGCGACCGGAGGGAGATCGGCCACGGCCCGAGCCGAACCGCCGGCTTCCCGGTAGCCGGCCACGCTATCGCGCTGCCCGACTCGAACCAGGCGGCGGCGGGTAACCGGCATCCGAATCGACCAAGCCCCGACGATCCAGCCCCCGCTCGCCAGGCGGACGAACTCGATGCGGCCTCCGATTGCCAGGGTGCCCTGAGGCCATTCGACCCCGGTATAGGTGTACTGGAGGTCGCGAAGCTCGAGGGTCTTGGCGTCCAACCACAGCACGCCGGAAATATCAGGCACCGATCGCGACGAGCTCGGTTGAAACTCGAGCCCGACTCGGAGGCTCGAATCGGGACCCGGATTGGCCGGGCGGAAGCAGTGGTCGTCCAGGAATTGCTCTGAGAGGAGGAGGTCCGCATCGGGACCGTGGAACCAGAGCCCGTCGGCACGCTCCTGGACGTAGCCGAAACGACTCAAGCTGTCGGGATCGATGCTGGCGAAAGGCCGGGCCGTGGTAGCCCGGCGGGCATCACTCGTCTCGCTAACAATCCGGCTGCGGGTATCGAGGCGGCGCTCGAAGGTCTTGACCTCGAGCTCCATCGGCCGGGCGCTGGTTATCTGCGTGCCCGTGAGGGCCTTATGGGCTTCGTCCCAGAGGCGAGCCGCCGCCGTTCCGCGCGCCTCTCCGAGCTCACACTGGGCCGGCCGAGTGCTGGCCACTACCAACTCGTTCAAGTTGAGGGGCGCCGCCTCCAGCGTCACCACGCGTTCGGGGGCCAGACCGGCTTGCAGATCAATCGGATTGCTGACGGTCCCCTGGTATCCGATGGCGTCAACCCGGAGGCGGTACCGGCCGGGCCGGGGTGCCGTCAAAGTGGCCCGGCCCCGTTCGTCGGTCAGGGTCTGGACCACCCGGGTGCCACCGAGGTCCTGCAGGGACGCGAGCGCACCCACGAGTGCCCCTCCAGCCGGCTGACCGCTGACCCGAACCGCGACAGATTGGCCGACCGCCAGGCCGGGGGCAAGGCCGAGTGACAGAAGGACCTGGAACCGGAAGCGCATCGGGTGAAACCTAGGCGCTCAACCCGGCCGGGCCTACCCGCCGCTTGGCTGCCATCCGAATGGCCACGAAGCCGAGGGCGGGGCCGACGGCCAGCAGTGGAAATGCCCAGGGCGTTGCCGGCCCACCGAGGCCGGCGACCATTTGAATGGCCGCCATGGTGAGCAAGAAACCGATCGAGGTCTGGAGAGTCAGGGCCGTCCCGACGGCGTGCGGCGGGGCCAGTTCCGTGACCAGCGCGCTATACTGGGCCGAGTCGGCGATGATGGCAACGCCCCAGACCAAGATTACGACGAGACGGAGCCACCCGGGACCGTGGAACACCAGCGCCGAGGCCACTGCGGCTGAGCCGCTGACGGCCAACGACCAGAGCACGACCCGCTCGCGGCCAACCCGGTCGGCGGCCAACCCGCCCGCGATGCAGCCGACGGCGCCCACGGCGATGCTCAAACCGGCCAGCGTGGCGACGGCCCGGGGCCCGGCGCCGGGGAGCGAGGCCGCCCAATACACGGCGACGAAACTCCAGAACGCATAGAGTTCCCACATGTGCCCGAGGTACCCCGCGGTCACCAGCCGAAGATCAGCGATCCGAAAGATCTGGCCGACCAGCCGCCAAGAGAATGGCCGGGGCGGAAACGCGAACGGACCGTCGCGATACCCGACCGAGACCACGAGTCCGGCCAGCGCAGCCGCAGCGGCCGTTGAGCCAATCACCGCGTCGAGACTCAGGCCGCCTAACGCTTCGACCCAATACGGAGAGGCCTTCCCGATGGTCAGGGCCGCGACGACCGTCCCGATGGCGAGGCCGCGCCGGTCCTTGAACCAGGTCGCCGCCATTTTCATCGCCGGCGGATAGACCCCGGCGAGGCAAAACCCCAGCAGGAAACGAGTCAGCAGGGCCGCCCCGTAGCCTCCCGCCCATAGCAGCGACACATTGGCGAGCGCGGCACCGATGGCGGCCCCCGCGACGTACCAGCGAGCCGGGATCACATCGGCCAGATTGAGTAGCGCCGCCGTTAACGTCCCAGCCACGAATCCAAGTTGCACCGTCGACGTGAGCCAAGCCACCTCGGAGCTGGTGAGGCTCCACGCGGAAGCCAATTGGTGAGCCGCCACCCCTCCGGCAAACCAGCCCGCCATGCCGAGGAGTTCGACGGCGGCGATCAGCCCCAGCATCACCCAGGGGCGGGTTCCCCCGCCCGGCGCGGTCACCGGCCTTCGACCGACGCCCGCTTCGCCACATGACGCGCCATCTGGCGCACCATCTCGGCGTTGGTGACCGGCTGCCACCCGTGCGGTTTCATCGGGCGGCCGTATTGGAAGGTGGCCTGCCCTTTCAGCGCCTTGAACGTCTCTTCCATCTTGTACACGCCAAGATTGAGGAAGTAATTATCCATGTCGCCAACCCAGACGGTGATTTTGCCGTTCAGGTCCTTCCCGATCCTCGACCAATTCTGCTTGAGGTAGTGGTTGAGATCGTAGCCATTGTCCCGCCAATATGCGGCGACCGATTTGTCGATCGTTCCGGTGACCCGATCGAACAGGGGCTTCGGATATCCGTCATCTCCGACGGGTCCATAGGTCGCATCATAGGCCTCCAGCTGCTGCCCGCCCCGGACCCGGCTCCCGAGGACCCGCTCGAGCTGGGCCATTTGCCGGACCGTGGTTTGCGGCTGGCCGTCCTCGGCCCGGCTCAAGAACCGGTCGTGCATCAACCATTGGTTGGGACCGGCATTGGGCATGAAGGCATTGGTGTCGGCATAGTTGTCAATCATCTGGTTCCGAGAGAAATCGACCCCATCCGGATAGAGCGACCAGGTGCCGCCGAAAAACTTCGGTTGCTGAATTTGGAGGGCAAGCGCTTCCCAGCCTCCGGTTGACCCCCCGGTGAGCAGCCTGGCGTACGACTTCGGAATCAGCCGGAACTTCTCCTCGAGATACGGAATCAGTTCCTGAATCAAGGCATCCTGATAGGGGCCGGTATTGGCCGAGTTCACCGCGTACGAGTCATCGTAGTACGGGGTGGGGTGCTGGAAGGTGATGGCCACCATCTTCGGGAACGCCGGGCTGCTCCACGATTGAGCGAACTCGTACCCCGGCTCGCGGGCCGAGCGGACGGTGCGGGCCGAGCGCGCCTCGGCTGTTTCGGGTTTGCCATCCGGATTGAAGCCGAAGGGGGCGCCCTCCCCGAAGTGGCCCTGGATGTAGATCGCTGGATAACGGGTGGTCGGGTTGTCCTCCCACCCCTTCGGAAGCAGGACCGTGGCGCCGAGGTACACCGGTTTGCCCCACCAGGCCGACAGGAGCGGGCTCTGGATCTTGATGCGCTTGACCCAGCGGGTGTCGGCCAGGGTTTCGACCGGCGGCAGCACTTTGGTGAGCGTCATGGTGAGATGGGATCCATTCGGATCCCAGGTCACAGACTGGACGTCGCTCACCAAATTGCCCGGGGTCCGGTTCCATTGGCGGCCCTCCCATTGGTCCCACGGCACCCAAATCGTCTTCCCGTGCTTGGGCGTGACCTTGGTATAGACGACCATCAGGCCCTGGACGAAGTAGCTGCCGGCCGGGATGTCGCGGAGGCTTTTGGTCGGAAAGCCTAACGTGGCCGCGTCGATGACCGCGGGCTGGCCGGCCTCGAGCTCACTCACGTCGACGCCAAAGAATGGGACCCCGCCGGCGTACGAGCCCGCCTGGAGCCGCGGCTCTCGCGAGTTGTCGCGAGTGAAGATGACGAACGCCCGTCCAGTGATGGGCGTGCTGCCGACGCCCCGGCCGACCACGACGTCGACCCGCTGCGCGGCGAGCGAAGTCCCCGCGCCGACGAGCAGCGCGATCGCCGCCCCGCATCCTCTCACGGTCCGCATCAGCCACCTCCAGGCAAAGGTTTTCCACCCGGGACGCCAAGTTCGGTCATCGCCCGGAGGTCGAGGGTGTCCTCGAGTTCGGTTCCGGTCAGGATCCCCTTCTTGGCAACCAGGTCCCTGACCGTCAAGCCCGCCGCGATCGCCTCCTTGGCGAGCTTGGCGGACTCAGTGTAGCCGATTCTCGGGGCCAGCGCCGTCACCAGCGCCGGGCTTCGTTCCAGCCAATACGCGCACTGGCGCTCGTCCGCCTCGGTGCCCCGGATGCAGGCCACGTCGAACTGACGGGACGCGTTCGCCAGGATGATCATGGCGAGCACGATGTTGTGGGTGATGACGGGCATCATCACGTTGAGCTCGAGTTGGCCGGCCTCCGCCGCCAACGCGACCGTGGTATCGAAGCCCAGCACCTGATAGCACACCTGATTGACCATCTCGGCGATCGACGGGTTGACCTTCCCGGGCATGATACTCGACCCGGGCTGAACTTCGGGAAGGCGGATCTCCGCGAGCCCGGTCCGGGGTCCCGATGCCAGTAGCCTGATATCGTTGGCGATCTTGTTCAGATCGAGCGTATACGCCCGGATCGCCCCGCTGAAGGTGGCGATGTCGCCCATCGATTGCATCAACTGGATCCGGTCGTCACCGACTTCGAGATCGAGGCCGGTCAACCGCCGCAGATTCGCCACCATCAGGGCCGGATACTCCACCTCGGCGTTCAAGCCGGTGCCAACGGCCGTCCCCCCGATGGGCATGGGCCGAAGCCACCGGGCCGCCTCGATGAGTTTGTCGCGGTGGCGGGCAATGGTGTGTCCGTAGGCCGTGAATTCCTGCCCGAGGCGAATCGGGGTCGCGTCTTGGAGGTGGGTACGTCCCGACTTCAGGACATGGTCGAACTCGCGGCCTTTGCCCAAGCAGGCCTCAGCCAGCCCTGTCATGGCTTCGAGCAGCGCGGGCAGCATCGCAAGGGTGGCGAGACGCATGGCCGTAGGAATCACATCGTTGGTGCTCTGGGCCATGTTGACGTGGTCATTCGGATGAACCGGTGCGTAGGATCCCCGCGAAGCACCCAAGAGTTCGTTGGCCCGGTTGGCGAGGACCTCGTTACAGTTCATGTTGTGAGAGGTGCCTGCGCCGGCCTGATACACGTCGACGACGAACTGGTCGCGATGGCGGCCGGCGAGGACTTCGTCGGCCGCCGCGATGATGGCATCGGCCAGCTTGGGATCCAGGCGCCCGGTTCGCCGGTGGGTTTCCGCCGCGGCGCGCTTGACCCAGATGACGGCATCGATGAAGGCCGGCAGCGGCCGTAGACCGGAAATCGGGAAGTTCTCGACCGCCCGAACCGTTTGGATCCCAAACAGGGCGTCGACCGGGACCGGCTTCTCGCCGAGCGGGTCTTTTTCGATCCGATATGACATAACGGTGGCCACAGTTCGCAAAAGGGAGATGACCGTGTCAGTCTACTTAATCGATCCGGTGGCCCACGCCACGTTTTCAGCGGCGAACGGAACCAAGGCCGACTTGGCCCGCGGCGACTGCCTGTTCCTCGGCCTCAACTGCTTCGAGCCGGGACAGCACCAACGTGTCCACCGCCACGACCGCGCCGACAAATTCTATCTGATTGTCTCGGGAAAGGCGAGAATGGCCGTCGGTGAGGACGTGTTCGAGGCCGGTCCCGGCTCCCTGGTCTGGGCCCCCGCTGGAGTGCCGCACGGCGTCCTCGAGGTCCATGAGCACACGGTCATGATCGTGGGGCTTTCCCCGCCGCCGGGGTGACCGCCTAACCGTCGTGGGCGGATTGGCGCCGTCCCGTGACGCCGCCTTGACACGGCGGTGGCCGGTTCGAATCGTTAGGTGGCGATCATGGAACGTCTCGCACGCGGAGCGCTCCTGGTGGCCGATCCGACCCGGCTCAACCCAGTCGATCGATGGATGGGTTTCGCCAATCTGGCATTTCTGGCGTCCGAGCACGCCAAGGGTGGCGTGCGGCCGAAGCCGGGGCGGGAGATCCGACCGGGGGAGCCCGGCGGAGACAACGAGGGACGGGGTCGTTTGCAGCGCGAGGCGTCTGGTCATGAGATACAAGCCTAACGTGCCACCACCGCCATTTGGTCACGGGAAGGTGCCTAACAGGTCACACGCCCGCCAAGAACGGATTACCTCGCCGCTCGGCCCCAACGGTCGTCGCCGGGCCATGGCCGGAATAGACGACCGTGTCGTCCGGCAGCACCAGCACCTCGTCCCGGATGCTCTGGATCAGGCGCTCGAAGCTCCCGCCCGGCAAATCCGTCCGCCCGATCGACCCCTGAAACAGGACATCGCCCCCGATGACCAACCCGTCCGCCACAAAGCAAACACTGCCGGGAGAGTGTCCCGGCGTGTGGCGGACCGCGAACCGGGTTCGACCGAGGGTGACCGTGCCGCCATGGGCGAGATCCCGATCGGGCGGCGGCGGCGGCCCGACCGTCATGCCGAACCAACGAGCCTGTTCGGGCAGCCCCTCGTAGAGCGGCCGGTCAAGGGGATGGAGAAACACCGGAGCACCAGTAGCCTCTTTGACGGCACCGACGCCGGACACGTGATCGATGTGGCCGTGGGTCAGCCAGATTTCCCGAATGGTGATCCGGTGGCGGGCGGCAGTTTCCAGAAAGAGCGCGGGCTCCTCGCCCGGATCCACGATGACACCCTCGGTCGATCCGGCCTCCGCGAGGAGGTAGCAATTCTCCGCAAACTGGCCGTTGAGGATCGGAATGACCCGGACGGCTGGCGCGGTCATCCCAGGACACTCCGCGATTTGAGCCCAGTCAAATATTTCTCGACCGCGATCGCCGCGGT is a window from the Gemmatimonadota bacterium genome containing:
- the smpB gene encoding SsrA-binding protein SmpB, encoding MSQSPKAPKDDEVRISVARNPRATYDYHILETHEAGLILTGTEVKSLRVGKASIKEAFGLVRNGEVWLEGMHITPYEQGNRYNHAPLRSRKLLLHRREIERLIGATEQKGCTLVPLELYFRGGRAKVALALGKGKKVHDRREDIKRRMADRELARALKVRA
- a CDS encoding Rrf2 family transcriptional regulator, yielding MRITTWTEYSLIISIHLAKRGRGGVAPVAARELAEVERLPADYVEQILLRLRRAGIVESVRGAKGGYFLAADPAAITVGQIMAASEHQTFEMNCESHPVDAERCAPGSACAIRPVWQALQRRIDDFLGSVTLADLLKDERATAPEFVTLTSSPSLA
- a CDS encoding MFS transporter encodes the protein MTAPGGGTRPWVMLGLIAAVELLGMAGWFAGGVAAHQLASAWSLTSSEVAWLTSTVQLGFVAGTLTAALLNLADVIPARWYVAGAAIGAALANVSLLWAGGYGAALLTRFLLGFCLAGVYPPAMKMAATWFKDRRGLAIGTVVAALTIGKASPYWVEALGGLSLDAVIGSTAAAAALAGLVVSVGYRDGPFAFPPRPFSWRLVGQIFRIADLRLVTAGYLGHMWELYAFWSFVAVYWAASLPGAGPRAVATLAGLSIAVGAVGCIAGGLAADRVGRERVVLWSLAVSGSAAVASALVFHGPGWLRLVVILVWGVAIIADSAQYSALVTELAPPHAVGTALTLQTSIGFLLTMAAIQMVAGLGGPATPWAFPLLAVGPALGFVAIRMAAKRRVGPAGLSA
- a CDS encoding aspartate ammonia-lyase, with product MSYRIEKDPLGEKPVPVDALFGIQTVRAVENFPISGLRPLPAFIDAVIWVKRAAAETHRRTGRLDPKLADAIIAAADEVLAGRHRDQFVVDVYQAGAGTSHNMNCNEVLANRANELLGASRGSYAPVHPNDHVNMAQSTNDVIPTAMRLATLAMLPALLEAMTGLAEACLGKGREFDHVLKSGRTHLQDATPIRLGQEFTAYGHTIARHRDKLIEAARWLRPMPIGGTAVGTGLNAEVEYPALMVANLRRLTGLDLEVGDDRIQLMQSMGDIATFSGAIRAYTLDLNKIANDIRLLASGPRTGLAEIRLPEVQPGSSIMPGKVNPSIAEMVNQVCYQVLGFDTTVALAAEAGQLELNVMMPVITHNIVLAMIILANASRQFDVACIRGTEADERQCAYWLERSPALVTALAPRIGYTESAKLAKEAIAAGLTVRDLVAKKGILTGTELEDTLDLRAMTELGVPGGKPLPGGG
- a CDS encoding orotidine-5'-phosphate decarboxylase; this translates as MSTNTSWRGRRWWPSGPPGWPIPVSPSAWRGNGWPVAELVLALDLPDARTALGLLDRVPNVRWVKLGSVLFTRTGSDFIAGLKARGHRVFLDLKWHDIPNTVEGAVRQARDLGVDMVTIHALGGPRMIEAAKVAGGGRVAVIAVTLLTSHGPDDLRAIYGQGPADIGAEVVRLAGMAVGAGADGVVSSPLEAARLRASLGPTALLVTPGIRGATDPAGDQVRTATAQAATEAGATHLVVGRPVLQADDPAAVWADLLGQVG
- a CDS encoding cupin domain-containing protein; this encodes MTVSVYLIDPVAHATFSAANGTKADLARGDCLFLGLNCFEPGQHQRVHRHDRADKFYLIVSGKARMAVGEDVFEAGPGSLVWAPAGVPHGVLEVHEHTVMIVGLSPPPG
- a CDS encoding enterochelin esterase-like enzyme, with protein sequence MRTVRGCGAAIALLVGAGTSLAAQRVDVVVGRGVGSTPITGRAFVIFTRDNSREPRLQAGSYAGGVPFFGVDVSELEAGQPAVIDAATLGFPTKSLRDIPAGSYFVQGLMVVYTKVTPKHGKTIWVPWDQWEGRQWNRTPGNLVSDVQSVTWDPNGSHLTMTLTKVLPPVETLADTRWVKRIKIQSPLLSAWWGKPVYLGATVLLPKGWEDNPTTRYPAIYIQGHFGEGAPFGFNPDGKPETAEARSARTVRSAREPGYEFAQSWSSPAFPKMVAITFQHPTPYYDDSYAVNSANTGPYQDALIQELIPYLEEKFRLIPKSYARLLTGGSTGGWEALALQIQQPKFFGGTWSLYPDGVDFSRNQMIDNYADTNAFMPNAGPNQWLMHDRFLSRAEDGQPQTTVRQMAQLERVLGSRVRGGQQLEAYDATYGPVGDDGYPKPLFDRVTGTIDKSVAAYWRDNGYDLNHYLKQNWSRIGKDLNGKITVWVGDMDNYFLNLGVYKMEETFKALKGQATFQYGRPMKPHGWQPVTNAEMVRQMARHVAKRASVEGR
- a CDS encoding carboxypeptidase regulatory-like domain-containing protein, whose translation is MRFRFQVLLSLGLAPGLAVGQSVAVRVSGQPAGGALVGALASLQDLGGTRVVQTLTDERGRATLTAPRPGRYRLRVDAIGYQGTVSNPIDLQAGLAPERVVTLEAAPLNLNELVVASTRPAQCELGEARGTAAARLWDEAHKALTGTQITSARPMELEVKTFERRLDTRSRIVSETSDARRATTARPFASIDPDSLSRFGYVQERADGLWFHGPDADLLLSEQFLDDHCFRPANPGPDSSLRVGLEFQPSSSRSVPDISGVLWLDAKTLELRDLQYTYTGVEWPQGTLAIGGRIEFVRLASGGWIVGAWSIRMPVTRRRLVRVGQRDSVAGYREAGGSARAVADLPPVAGATAVVGTVFDSLRARPLAGAVVSLQQGAFADTTDQAGRYRIVSPGTGDYLLTVEHPGFPLVGLAPLRASAQLRRGQTDTTDVATPGLVATLRRLCRLDQLDSSRALLVGIITDSLTGQALADAMITVSSDIKTVARTGRVVSIGSKGTQWEITPGSNGAFQVCGVPRGRPLDVHTKVPGRGPIQRRMGADTVAIRELIIRHPE
- a CDS encoding N-acetylmuramoyl-L-alanine amidase; this encodes MIAALLLAVAAVPGASPALPATLVVATPKGDVRIAIRPDVSGPLVSATALVPALGGLASVVGAWAHVEIASQPFRLLLGAPYYTAGGVLKPLVGVAVVRRDSLFLPLDFVTQVLPAELTERFRYDPWSGRLDEARSRRPGPAIASSEPKPPRAADAVRTTLPNGLNRGHVVTIDPGHGGVDPGNPGVFFPRGIKEKDVALQVGLLVRQELLRRGVGVIMTRTTDTLIDLHQRAAFCTERCGLFVSLHVNALPKRAGYTKARGFETFFLADAKTEDAARVAKMENEAIRFEEPKGEQPSGLDFILKDLQLNEYHRESARLAELMQSHAAEVHAGTNRGVKQAGLAVLTTARRPAVLFEMGFSTNPEDARLMTEARSQRNLAASVADAIVSYLIEYQQRVGSNRSVTQTGAGQA
- a CDS encoding MBL fold metallo-hydrolase, translating into MTAPAVRVIPILNGQFAENCYLLAEAGSTEGVIVDPGEEPALFLETAARHRITIREIWLTHGHIDHVSGVGAVKEATGAPVFLHPLDRPLYEGLPEQARWFGMTVGPPPPPDRDLAHGGTVTLGRTRFAVRHTPGHSPGSVCFVADGLVIGGDVLFQGSIGRTDLPGGSFERLIQSIRDEVLVLPDDTVVYSGHGPATTVGAERRGNPFLAGV
- a CDS encoding dihydroorotate dehydrogenase, giving the protein MPATGRFQPLGDPNRSRPGVTTAAPPAPLVLFGTTFSNPVLLAAGTAGFGRELAGVVDLDMLGGLVTKAVSLEPRHGNLPPRVAEFDGGMLNSIGLANPGLAEVASTELPWLRANLAHARVFVNVVGFTEGEYGRVIEGLDPVGGMVGYELNLSCPNTSAGGIEFGADPAAVARIVGLCRAVTRRPLIAKLSPALPDIPGLAAAAVDAGADGITVVNTMPGLVYEGPGPRLGNGNGGVSGPALLPVGLLATTRVRRRLPDIPIIGVGGIRTLEHVHQYLLAGASLVAIGTAGLADPRLPERLARQWLAGG